A single window of Poecilia reticulata strain Guanapo linkage group LG10, Guppy_female_1.0+MT, whole genome shotgun sequence DNA harbors:
- the LOC103471727 gene encoding protocadherin gamma-A11-like, whose amino-acid sequence MEFKDLQQENGVRWRLRLVCLVLLSFLHPTNAQVRYSIPEELKIGSLVGNIAQDLGLDLTRLRSGRARIVTGENIQYTELKADKGTLIVNERIDREQLCGDATPCSFTFEILLENPLELHPVTIEVLDVNDNAPTFQTNHLEFEISESAALGSRFGLESADDKDVGQNGLQNYILTPNDNFVLKQHVNPDGSKYAEMVLQKSLDREEKPHLSLKLLAVDGGNPQKSGTVLIDIXILDXNDNAPVFNQTIYKATVTENAPKGTHVITVNASDADIGSNGLISFSLSKTKGSAADIFSIDNSTGTIYVFGEIDFEKQRRYEVRVEAKDQGGLIGTSKVIVDVVDINDNAPVISVMSFSSPIVENAPTGTTVAILNIKDADSDKNGQIKCSVVGKLPFRIESSLTNYYNLVLDEDLDREYVPEYNITVTASDFGNPPLSSSTHLRLTVSDVNDNAPLFDKGSYSAYVVENNPIGYSIFSVNARDSDWNQNSRISYILEDTHVGGNPVSAYVSLNAETGVLSAVRSFDYEQIKEFHLVVTAQDGGSPPLSSNVTVKILIQDQNDNPPQVLYPVQTGGSMVAEIVPRSADVGYLVTKVVAVDVDSGQNAWLSYNDNLTFYLVLALAVVSFLFITCLVVIISVKIYRWRQSRILYHSSLPVIPYYPPRYSDTLGTGTLPHVYNYEVCRTTDSRKSDCKFGQANSQNVLIMDPSSSGTMQRIQSEKSILDEXDSPLEVS is encoded by the exons ATGGAGTTCAAAGACCTGCAACAAGAAAACGGTGTACGATGGCGATTGAGGCTTGTGTGCCTTGTGCTGCTGTCCTTTCTTCATCCGACAAATGCGCAGGTCCGGTACTCGATCCCAGAGGAGCTAAAAATTGGTTCTCTTGTTGGCAACATAGCGCAGGACCTCGGTTTGGATCTGACCAGGCTCCGTTCGGGTCGGGCCCGCATCGTGACCGGAGAAAACATCCAGTACACCGAGCTGAAAGCAGACAAAGGGACTTTAATCGTGAATGAGAGAATCGACCGAGAGCAGCTCTGTGGAGACGCCACACCGTGCAGTTTTACGTTTGAGATTTTATTGGAAAATCCATTGGAGCTACACCCTGTAACTATAGAAGTGCTGGACGTGAACGACAACGCTCCCACCTTTCAGACCAATCACTTGGAATTTGAAATTAGCGAATCCGCAGCACTCGGCTCCCGTTTTGGTTTAGAGAGCGCGGATGACAAAGATGTTGGTCAGAACGGCTTGCAGAACTACATTTTAACTCCAAACGATAATTTCGTCTTGAAACAGCACGTTAATCCGGATGGAAGTAAATATGCCGAAATGGTGCTTCAGAAATCTTTAGATAGAGAGGAAAAGCCRCACCTTTCYCTGAAATTGCTTGCTGTGGATGGCGGAAACCCCCAGAAATCTGGTACAGTATTAATAGATATTAAMATTYTAGATGYWAATGATAATGCACCAGTGTTTAATCAAACAATATACAAGGCCACGGTGACCGAAAATGCCCCAAAAGGGACTCATGTTATCACTGTCAATGCAAGTGAT GCTGACATTGGATCAAATGGGCtcatttcttttagtttgtcCAAAACGAAAGGGAGCGCTGCGGATATTTTTAGCATTGATAACAGCACGGGCacaatttatgtttttggcGAAATAGATTTTGAGAAACAGAGAAGGTATGAAGTGCGAGTTGAGGCAAAAGATCAGGGTGGCTTGATCGGCACAAGTAAAGTTATAGTTGATGTAGTTGACATTAATGACAATGCCCCAGTAATAAGTGTGATGTCTTTTTCCAGTCCGATAGTGGAGAATGCACCTACCGGCACAACAGTCgctattttaaacattaaagacGCTGACTCTgacaaaaatggtcaaattaaatGTTCTGTAGTTGGAAAACTTCCTTTTAGAATTGAATCATCTTTAACAAACTACTACAATTTGGTCTTAGATGAAGATTTAGATAGGGAATATGTCCCAGAGTACAACATAACGGTAACAGCTTCTGATTTCGGTAATCCTCCTCTGTCCTCGTCAACACATTTGCGTCTTACAGTATCGGATGTTAATGACAACGCTCCATTGTTTGACAAAGGTAGCTATTCTGCATACGTTGTGGAAAACAATCCAATTGGCTATTCTATATTTTCTGTCAATGCGCGGGACTCCGACTGGAATCAAAACTCCAGAATCTCATATATTTTAGAAGACACGCACGTTGGAGGAAATCCGGTCTCTGCTTACGTGTCTTTAAACGCTGAAACCGGAGTTCTAAGCGCGGTTCGGTCATTTGATTACGAGCAAATAAAAGAGTTTCACCTTGTGGTCACAGCTCAAGATGGAGGCTCTCCTCCACTCAGCAGCAACGTGACCGTAAAAATCCTGATCCAGGACCAGAACGATAATCCACCTCAGGTTCTGTATCCAGTCCAGACTGGAGGCTCCATGGTGGCTGAAATAGTTCCTCGTTCAGCAGATGTGGGCTACCTGGTGACCAAAGTGGTGGCTGTGGATGTGGACTCTGGACAGAATGCCTGGCTCTCCTAT AATGACAACCTGACTTTTTACTTAGTGTTGGCTCTGGCTGTggtttccttcctcttcatcacRTGTTTAGTGGTTATTATATCAGTGAAGATCTATAGATGGAGACAGTCTCGCATCCTGTATCACTCCAGCCTCCCTGTGATTCCATATTATCCACCTCGTTACTCAGACACTTTGGGAACAGGAACTTTGCCACACGTGTACAATTACGAGGTGTGCAGGACGACTGACTCCAGAAARAGTGACTGTAAGTTCGGCCAAGCAAACAGTCAGAACGTGTTGATAATGGATCCCAGTTCTTCTGGGACGATGCAACGGATACAGAGTGAGAAGAGCATCCTGGACGAAMCTGACTCTCCTTTAGAGGTGAGTTAG
- the LOC108166630 gene encoding protocadherin gamma-A9-like, which produces MGNLKHRGRMLVWKISILLFCLHAAVSGQIRYSIPEEMRKGLFVGDVAKDLGLDIRRLVSGRARLVIDDEHQYVSLNQNKGHIVVNERIDREILCAKXSPCSFTLEIVLEDPLELFAITIEIQDVNDHAPVFPKNXINLEVSESTSAGTVFLLDSAVDPDVGINSLQTYSLKGNEHFVLKQHTRADGSKYPEIMLQSNLDREKQSEHTLILTAVDGGEPQKSGTVKIHVSVLDANDNSPIFTQSSYKASVLENVSPGVIIAKVSAEDADQGYNGNITYSFTHQKDDSSCPFEINPTSGEVKLTGELDFEMYPSYEINLQAKDPWGLAGASKLIIEVADVNDNSPVITMTSYSGKISEDSPFGTVVALISVQDKDSGRNGXVHLTIEENLPFKIKLSLRNYYTLATEQILDRERHSKYNITLTATDEGVPALSSTKVLGLEVTDVNDNAPAFIKDNYNSQVMENNHPGVSLLQVHAKDPDLSQNARISYYLIDSEINGNPASTYFSVNTESGDIQSLRSFDYEQIKEYKIRVQAQDGGSPPLSSNVTVKILIQDQNDNPPQVLYPVQTGGSMVAEMVPRSADVGYLVTKVVAVDVDSGQNAWLSYKLQKATDRALFEVGLQNGEIRTIRQVTDKDAVKQRLTVIVEDNGQPSRSATVIVNVAVADSFPEVLSEFTDFPHDKEYNDNLTFYLVLALAVVSFLFITCLVVIISVKIYXWRQSRILYHSSLPVIPYYPPRYSDTXGTGTLPHVYNYEVCRTTDSRKSDIKFGGAGSQNVMLMDPTSVGTMQRIQSERNILDEPDSPVEVS; this is translated from the coding sequence ATGGGTAATCTGAAACACAGAGGCCGTATGCTCGTTTGGAAAATCTCCATTTTGCTTTTCTGCCTCCATGCTGCGGTCAGCGGGCAAATTCGCTATTCTATACCAGAGGAAATGAGGAAAGGACTGTTTGTTGGAGACGTTGCGAAGGACCTAGGATTGGACATTAGAAGGTTGGTGTCCGGTCGGGCTCGACTTGTAATAGATGATGAGCATCAATATGTCTCTCTGAACCAGAACAAAGGACACATCGTAGTCAATGAACGGATTGACAGAGAAATCCTTTGCGCAAAAARGTCGCCCTGCAGCTTTACTCTAGAAATTGTTCTGGAAGATCCACTCGAGTTGTTTGCAATTACAATCGAGATACAAGACGTGAATGATCACGCTCCCGTTTTCCCGAAAAATRAAATTAATTTAGAAGTTAGTGAATCGACGTCCGCCGGCACGGTTTTTCTGCTCGATAGCGCAGTTGATCCCGACGTGGGAATAAACTCACTGCAGACATATTCGTTAAAaggaaatgaacattttgttcttaAGCAACATACCAGAGCCGACGGTAGTAAATATCCTGAAATTATGCTTCAAAGTAATCTGGACCGTGAAAAACAAAGCGAGCATACGCTGATATTAACAGCGGTTGATGGTGGAGAACCGCAAAAATCAGGAACCGTAAAGATTCATGTGTCCGTCTTAGATGCAAAYGACAACTCGCCAATTTTCACGCAGTCATCATATAAGGCATCTGTTTTGGAAAACGTTTCACCGGGTGTGATTATAGCGAAAGTCAGTGCGGAAGATGCGGATCAAGGTTACAATGGCAACATCACATATTCCTTCACCCACCAAAAAGATGATTCCTCGTGTCCTTTTGAGATTAATCCCACCAGTGGAGAGGTTAAACTAACTGGTGAGCTAGATTTCGAAATGTATCCGAGTTATGAAATAAATCTTCAAGCTAAAGATCCGTGGGGGTTAGCAGGTGCCAGCAAGTTAATAATTGAGGTAGCAGATGTAAACGACAACAGCCCCGTCATTACAATGACGTCATACTCAGGTAAGATTTCTGAAGATTCTCCTTTTGGTACAGTAGTGGCTTTGATTAGTGTACAAGATAAGGATTCAGGGAGAAACGGTCAKGTGCATTTAACTATAGAAGAAAATCtaccatttaaaattaaattgtctcTAAGAAACTATTATACGCTGGCGACAGAACAAATCCTGGACCGGGAGAGACACTCTAAATACAACATTACTCTCACTGCCACTGATGAAGGCGTACCTGCYTTATCAAGCACGAAGGTTTTAGGTCTAGAAGTCACTGATGTTAATGACAATGCTCCAGCATTTATCAAGGATAATTATAACAGTCAGGTTATGGAAAATAACCATCCTGGTGTTTCATTGCTGCAGGTCCACGCAAAGGACCCAGACCTCAGTCAGAACGCACGTATTTCGTATTATCTTATTGACAGCGAAATTAATGGAAATCCAGCGTCTACGTATTTCTCAGTTAATACAGAAAGTGGAGACATCCAGTCRTTGCGTTCATTTGATTATGAACAGATCAAAGAATATAAAATACGTGTACAAGCACAGGATGGAGGCTCTCCTCCACTCAGCAGTAACGTGACCGTAAAAATCCTGATCCAGGATCAGAACGATAATCCACCTCAGGTTTTGTACCCAGTCCAGACTGGAGGCTCCATGGTGGCTGAAATGGTTCCTCGTTCAGCAGATGTGGGCTACCTGGTGACCAAAGTGGTGGCTGTGGATGTGGACTCTGGACAGAATGCCTGGCTCTCCTATAAACTCCAGAAAGCCACAGACAGAGCGCTGTTTGAAGTGGGCTTACAGAATGGAGAAATAAGAACTATCCGTCAGGTGACTGATAAAGATGCTGTGAAACAAAGACTGACTGTCATAGTGGAGGACAACGGGCAGCCCTCTCGTTCAGCTACAGTCATTGTTAACGTGGCGGTGGCGGACAGCTTCCCTGAAGTGTTGTCGGAGTTCACTGACTTTCCACACGATAAGGAATACAATGACAACCTGACTTTTTACTTAGTGTTGGCTCTGGCTGTggtttccttcctcttcatcacGTGTTTAGTGGTTATTATATCAGTGAAGATCTACAGVTGGAGACAGTCTCGCATCCTGTATCACTCCAGCCTCCCTGTGATTCCATATTATCCACCTCGTTACTCMGACACTWTGGGAACAGGAACTCTGCCACACGTGTACAATTACGAGGTGTGCAGGACAACTGACTCCAGAAAGAGTGATATTAAGTTCGGAGGAGCTGGTAGTCAAAACGTGATGCTAATGGATCCCACATCTGTTGGGACGATGCAGCGGATACAGAGTGAGAGGAACATCCTGGATGAACCCGACTCTCCAGTAGAGGTTAGCTAA
- the LOC103471333 gene encoding protocadherin gamma-A6-like — MSTAHPFAKAWCMMDLDISFKWRISFFVCALVFGVSYGEVRYVLPEEMKRGSVIGNVALDLGLQASELQARRARVVAEGTSQLCELDTASGNLLVSQRIDREELCAQASICILQFQLLLENPLQAFSLVLDVADVNDNSPVFATGNXKLDLVESTVLGRRFPLESAHDPDLGTNSIREYKLSHNDHFALEMSTQINGNTYPELVLKRQLDREAKAEHVLEINGIDGGKPVRSGTAFIHIHVLDANDNVPVFSQTVYKASVPENSVIGTLITTLNATDLDEGVYGEITYSLSHLSDKIGGLIEVSPLTGEVRVAGVIDYEEASSHELGVQAKDGGGQASHCKLVIDVIDLNDNEPVIEIKSASANVAEDARVGTMVALINIYDLDTGSSGRVTCSIPDNVPFKIFSEVKNYYMLVTDGVLDXELQSEYNITVTATDSGXPSLSSVKVITILVXDVNDNPPTFTHSQYNVNILENQPMGTLVMKLEAQDSDDGTNAKILYHISRDTNSEVSSFLTINPDTGELFTSRLFDYEQSAHFQMKVEARDGGDPAFSTTCTVNVFIQDQNDNAPVILYPVQTSGFIAEDVVPIEAPKGYLITKVVAVDPDSGHNAWLSYRIIKATRSNLFMADLHTGEVRTLRTFTDEDETKHTIVVLVTDNGRESLSATATVSIRLSDGLPVLSELYEFVEETKDNDNDNLTLYLIIALSTVSFLFILLISGVFYFNLCRRSYVYRSNTSSLPVFPTTYCTSTLTDFSRCGTLLRDDRYDPFLTTGSWRGDFRFGSNTDTDTLKKRSAAYQKNTLRRLSAERPSLKVRAGPTHPCYVIK, encoded by the coding sequence atgtcgACTGCGCATCCGTTTGCTAAGGCATGGTGTATGATGGATCTTGACATCAGCTTCAAATGGCGGATTTCTTTTTTCGTCTGCGCTCTCGTTTTCGGTGTTTCATATGGAGAAGTCCGTTATGTTCTTCCAGAGGAAATGAAGAGGGGTTCGGTCATCGGAAACGTTGCGTTGGATCTCGGGCTGCAGGCGTCGGAGCTTCAAGCACGTCGAGCTCGCGTTGTTGCTGAAGGAACCAGCCAGCTCTGTGAACTGGACACCGCCTCCGGMAATCTTTTGGTCAGCCAACGAATAGATCGAGAGGAGTTGTGTGCACAAGCCAGCATCTGCATTCTACAGTTTCAGCTTTTACTGGAAAATCCGCTTCAAGCGTTCAGCTTAGTCTTGGACGTCGCAGACGTAAATGACAACAGTCCCGTGTTTGCCACAGGGAACKTAAAGCTAGACTTAGTCGAATCCACAGTTCTGGGGAGGCGCTTTCCTTTGGAGAGCGCGCATGACCCCGATTTAGGCACGAACTCGATCCGTGAATACAAGCTGAGCCACAACGATCACTTTGCTCTAGAAATGAGCACCCAGATAAATGGTAACACTTATCCGGAATTAGTCCTTAAAAGGCAGTTGGATCGGGAAGCCAAAGCCGAACATGTACTGGAGATCAATGGAATTGACGGGGGGAAACCAGTCAGATCAGGAACTGCCTTCATCCATATTCATGTTTTGGACGCCAATGACAATGTCCCGGTGTTTAGCCAAACCGTTTACAAAGCGTCTGTGCCAGAGAACTCCGTCATAGGGACTCTGATAACAACTTTGAATGCCACGGACTTAGATGAGGGCGTCTATGGAGAAATAACTTACTCCCTCAGTCACCTGTCCGACAAGATAGGAGGGCTTATTGAAGTCAGCCCTTTGACCGGAGAAGTTCGTGTGGCAGGTGTTATTGACTATGAGGAAGCGAGCTCGCACGAGCTGGGAGTCCAAGCCAAAGATGGCGGCGGTCAGGCCTCGCACTGTAAACTTGTAATTGATGTAATTGACTTGAATGATAATGAGCCAGTGATAGAAATAAAGTCAGCGTCTGCTAACGTAGCCGAGGACGCAAGAGTAGGAACTATGGTTGCCCTGATTAATATTTATGACCTAGACACTGGCAGCAGTGGGCGCGTCACTTGTTCAATTCCAGACAATGttccatttaaaatattttctgaagtcAAAAACTATTACATGCTAGTGACCGACGGAGTACTGGACASAGAACTCCAGTCAGAGTACAACATCACAGTCACCGCCACAGATTCTGGTTYTCCCTCTCTCTCAAGCGTAAAAGTTATAACTATATTGGTAMATGATGTCAACGACAATCCTCCGACATTTACGCACTCCCAGTACAATGtcaacattttagaaaaccagCCGATGGGCACACTCGTGATGAAACTTGAAGCGCAGGACAGCGATGACGGAACAAATGCTAAAATACTTTACCACATATCGAGAGACACAAATTCGGAAGTGTCGTCTTTTCTCACCATTAACCCAGACACGGGGGAGCTCTTCACGTCACGTTTATTTGATTATGAACAGTCTGCCCACTTCCAAATGAAGGTGGAAGCTCGAGATGGAGGTGACCCTGCGTTTTCCACCACATGCACTGTAAACGTTTTTATTCAAGACCAAAATGACAACGCACCTGTTATCCTGTACCCMGTCCAAACCTCGGGGTTCATCGCTGAAGATGTGGTTCCAATTGAAGCGCCTAAAGGCTACYTGATTACTAAGGTGGTGGCTGTCGACCCGGATAGCGGCCACAACGCGTGGCTYTCYTACAGAATAATCAAAGCAACGCGGTCCAATCTGTTTATGGCAGATCTGCACACAGGTGAAGTCAGAACTCTTCGGACCTTTACGGACGAAGACGAAACCAAACACACCATTGTGGTTTTGGTAACTGATAACGGGCGCGAATCACTTTCCGCCACTGCGACAGTCAGCATAAGGCTCAGCGATGGGCTTCCTGTCTTAAGCGAACTTTATGAGTTTGTTGAAGAGACAAAGGACAATGATAACGACAACTTAACGCTGTATTTAATCATCGCTTTATCGACcgtttcatttcttttcatcttgTTGATYAGTGgcgtgttttattttaatctctgTCGGCGCAGCTATGTATATCGTTCAAATACAAGCAGTCTCCCCGTTTTCCCCACGACATACTGCACCTCTACACTTACTGATTTTAGCCGATGTGGAACCTTGCTGAGAGACGACAGATACGACCCTTTTTTGACCACGGGCTCGTGGAGAGGCGATTTTCGTTTCGGATCAAATACAGACACTGACACGCTTAAGAAAAGAAGCGCAGCATATCAAAAGAACACACTGAGGCGCCTGAGCGCAGAGAGGCCCAGTTTGAAGGTCAGAGCAGGGCCAACGCATCCTTGTTatgttataaaatga